The DNA sequence TGATTTTGGTAAACAGTAATCCGGCAACCATCATGACCGATCCAGAGTTTGCCGATGCCACATACATCGAGCCAATCACTCCTGAAGTTGTCGCCAGCATCATCGAGAAAGAGCGCCCAGACGCACTGCTACCGACCCTCGGCGGTCAGACTGCGCTGAACACCGCAATGGCGTTACACACATCGGGCGCACTCGAGAAGTACAACGTAGAACTAATCGGCGCAAATGTTGATGCCATCGAACGTGGTGAAAACCGCGAGATCTTCCGAGGCATCGTCGAAGCTATCGGCGGCGAAAGTGCTAAGTCGTTCATCTGTCACAGCATGGAAGACTGCCTCGAAGGCGTGAAAGAACTTGGCTATCCAGTTGTAGTGCGCCCATCATTCACCATGGGTGGTGCGGGTTCGGGTATCGCTTACGACGAAGAAGACTTACATCGCATCGCTGGTCTTGGCCTGCAAGCAAGTCCGACCACCGAAGTATTGCTTGAAGAATCAATCATCGGCTGGAAAGAGTACGAACTCGAGTTGATGCGCGATAAGCACGACAATGTTGTGGTCATCTGCTCTATCGAGAATGTGGACCCAATGGGAGTTCACACAGGTGACTCCATCACCATTGCCCCAGCCATGACTTTGACTGATCGCGAATACCAACGCCTTCGTGATTTGGGCATCGCCATCATTCGTGCGGTCGGTGTCGACACCGGCGGTTGCAACATTCAGTTCGCGGTAAATCCAGTAAACGGCCGCATCATCATCATTGAAATGAACCCGCGCGTCTCGCGTTCATCGGCGTTGGCAAGTAAGGCCACTGGCTTCCCGATTGCCAAGATTGCCGCGCGTCTTGCTATCGGATACACACTCGATGAAATCCCGAACGACATCACCAAGGAAACTCCGGCATCCTTTGAACCAACTTTGGACTATGTAGTTACTAAAGTGCCACGGTTTGCCTTCGAGAAATTCCCAAATGCTGATGCCACTTTGACCACCACTATGAAATCAGTTGGTGAAGCAATGGCCATCGGTCGCAACTTCACTGAAAGTTTGCAAAAGGCTCTACGCAGTATTGAAAAGAAAGAAGCAATCTTCAACTGGGCAACCGATCCCAAGTCGATTGATGTTGCCGACTTGCTCCAGCGGATGAAGGTGCCACATGATGGTCGCCTAAATCTAGTGCAACAAGCACTCTGGGCCGGAGCATCAATTGATCAGGTCTTTGCTGCCACCAAGATCGACCAATGGTTCTTAGACCAAATCGTGTTGCTCTGCGAAGTGGCCCGCGAGATTGCTGCAGTGGACGCGCTTGATCGCGACTCACTATTCGCGGCCAAACAACATGGCTTTTCGGATGCGCAAATTGCCGCAATTCGGGGCACTACCGAGGCTGAAATCCGCGGTCTTCGCCACACACTCGACTTACGCCCCGTTTACAAAACTGTCGATACCTGCGCGGCTGAGTTTGCCGCCAAGACGCCGTATCACTATTCAAGCTACGACCAAGAAACTGAAGTAGCGCCTCGTGAAAATCCTGCGGTCATCATCTTGGGCTCAGGACCAAACCGCATCGGCCAGGGCATCGAGTTTGACTACTCGTGTGTTCATGCTTCGCTAACTCTGCGCGAGCGTGGCTTCGACACCATCATGGTCAACTGCAATCCCGAAACAGTCTCGACCGACTACGACACTTCAAGTCGCCTCTACTTTGAGCCGCTCACACTTGAAGATGTACTTGAAGTCATTCACGCTGAAACTTTGGCCGGCCCTGTTGTTGGGGTAATCACTCAACTTGGTGGTCAAACACCGCTGGGCTTGGCACAAGGTCTGCAAGATGCGGGCATCACAATTTTG is a window from the Actinomycetota bacterium genome containing:
- a CDS encoding carbamoyl-phosphate synthase large subunit, with product MPRREDIKSVMVIGSGPIVIGQACEFDYSGTQACRVLKSEGLRVILVNSNPATIMTDPEFADATYIEPITPEVVASIIEKERPDALLPTLGGQTALNTAMALHTSGALEKYNVELIGANVDAIERGENREIFRGIVEAIGGESAKSFICHSMEDCLEGVKELGYPVVVRPSFTMGGAGSGIAYDEEDLHRIAGLGLQASPTTEVLLEESIIGWKEYELELMRDKHDNVVVICSIENVDPMGVHTGDSITIAPAMTLTDREYQRLRDLGIAIIRAVGVDTGGCNIQFAVNPVNGRIIIIEMNPRVSRSSALASKATGFPIAKIAARLAIGYTLDEIPNDITKETPASFEPTLDYVVTKVPRFAFEKFPNADATLTTTMKSVGEAMAIGRNFTESLQKALRSIEKKEAIFNWATDPKSIDVADLLQRMKVPHDGRLNLVQQALWAGASIDQVFAATKIDQWFLDQIVLLCEVAREIAAVDALDRDSLFAAKQHGFSDAQIAAIRGTTEAEIRGLRHTLDLRPVYKTVDTCAAEFAAKTPYHYSSYDQETEVAPRENPAVIILGSGPNRIGQGIEFDYSCVHASLTLRERGFDTIMVNCNPETVSTDYDTSSRLYFEPLTLEDVLEVIHAETLAGPVVGVITQLGGQTPLGLAQGLQDAGITILGTSPDAIELAEERGAFGKVLADAGLPAPKHGMATSFDEAKQIA